A genomic region of Desulfosarcina ovata subsp. ovata contains the following coding sequences:
- a CDS encoding FeS-binding protein, with amino-acid sequence MKPNAPKRYPKPYIEQKVIKPVYLVLLFMMGLTGFGQMPIFKRYYIADIPGLEWTGKFYVTHYLHYLGAIVLFVLFAYVIVTYFGLFRRSHALSKAAYVRIFLLAAIVVTGIFRTLKNLPNVVFSPNFTMFNDISHLAFMMLLMVSGIVFSITKSGWLVPRAFRQTAPRND; translated from the coding sequence ATGAAGCCTAATGCACCCAAGCGATATCCCAAGCCATATATTGAACAAAAAGTCATCAAACCGGTCTATCTTGTTCTGCTTTTCATGATGGGGTTGACCGGGTTTGGCCAGATGCCGATTTTCAAACGGTATTACATCGCCGATATTCCCGGGCTGGAGTGGACGGGGAAATTTTATGTCACCCATTACCTGCATTACCTTGGCGCGATTGTCCTTTTTGTGCTCTTTGCTTACGTGATCGTGACCTATTTTGGATTGTTCCGCAGGTCCCATGCGCTTAGCAAGGCCGCCTATGTCCGGATATTCCTGTTGGCGGCCATCGTCGTGACCGGTATTTTCAGGACCTTGAAAAACTTGCCGAATGTTGTCTTTTCGCCCAATTTCACAATGTTCAACGACATATCCCATCTCGCTTTCATGATGCTGCTCATGGTTTCCGGCATCGTTTTCAGCATCACCAAAAGCGGTTGGCTGGTGCCCCGCGCGTTCCGGCAGACAGCCCCAAGGAACGACTAG
- the mfd gene encoding transcription-repair coupling factor → MRDLVRTIATRRGPLMVTGISGSAAAFLAATVRQAMGIPVLLVTASSKAAEQRQAEIEFFSGEAAPKTAFLPAYNLSPFKFMSYHNETAARRIRVLYGMIADTDPRVTVTTQAALRQRLIPRSVLAGSAELLIAEEEIEPDRLVAKLVAGGYTRSVVVEEPGDFCVRGGIIDIFSPLYDRPLRIELFGDFAESIRFFSPATQRSQDHIGEAVILPAREVTLEKDRLDEIVNRFRARAIEQELPRTTARDIVQRIRDQGVFPGIESLTPLIYARMDTLFDYLSKNTLVIAEDPMELAQAAEKSLEAAQVNVNKAKADARLCVEVDALFLNWAEISSRLDRSEAVFLAPIAVSGKADRPVSAVGMVDNSDLMLAMQTARKSEQPAAPLIQWIATQGEAGHRMVMVCETERQASRLASILAPHKTTANIEPSFGPSLKPGRVTICRGRLSAGFVWPDEGLAVLTEAEIFGPRTKRATRSRKSVHTELLSFSDLKQGDLVVHDEHGIGRYEGLVKLNLEGTVNDFLLIVYRDDDRLYLPVDRMGLIQTYMGVEGMMPALDKMGGRSWERAKEKVRQSAEKIAGELLKIYAQRKINEGHHYGATDSHFVDFEADFPFEETPDQLHAIEDVLADMRSPNPMDRLVCGDVGYGKTEVALRASFLAVSEAKQVAMLVPTTVLAEQHFATFERRFDAYPVKVACLSRFRSRGEQRQIVEEIKKGTVDIAIGTHRLLQKDVSFADLGLFIIDEEQRFGVRHKEKLKKLRATVDVLALTATPIPRTLHLSMMGIRDISVISTPPEQRRAIITYVCEFDDTVVTEAIRSELARGGQIFFVHNNVGSIERMAGRLKQMVPEVRLAVAHGQMAENELETVMMRFMAREVDMLVCTTIIESGIDVATANTILVNRADRFGLSQIYQLRGRVGRSDEQAYAYLFIPEESRLGKDAQKRLKVLMEHSDLGSGFQIAMNDLKIRGGGAILGASQSGHIAAVGYDMFLKLMEEAVAQMKGEPITEGLEPEINLPMSAYVAEDYVADIDQRLSIYRRLAKLADLKEIAAMKAELIDRFGPMPEETENLLLKIMLRVLSVRAGVKRLDLFGQQLVLAFSEIHQRRPLGIVQMITDGQDLYQFTPDHQFKASLTKGAPRVMLAQVKNILIELAQHVNF, encoded by the coding sequence TTGCGTGACCTTGTCCGCACCATCGCCACCCGCCGCGGCCCGTTGATGGTCACCGGAATCTCGGGCAGCGCCGCCGCCTTTCTGGCCGCAACGGTCCGGCAGGCGATGGGCATACCGGTCCTCCTGGTGACCGCGTCATCCAAAGCCGCCGAACAGCGCCAGGCGGAGATCGAATTTTTCAGCGGCGAGGCGGCGCCGAAGACGGCCTTCCTACCCGCCTACAACCTCTCCCCGTTCAAATTTATGTCCTACCACAACGAAACCGCCGCCCGCCGGATCCGGGTGCTCTACGGCATGATCGCCGACACCGATCCCCGGGTGACCGTGACCACACAAGCGGCCCTGCGCCAGCGTCTGATACCCCGCAGCGTGCTGGCCGGATCGGCCGAACTGCTCATTGCCGAAGAGGAGATCGAGCCCGATCGCCTGGTGGCCAAACTGGTCGCCGGCGGCTACACCCGCAGCGTGGTGGTGGAGGAACCGGGTGACTTTTGCGTACGGGGAGGCATCATCGACATCTTCTCGCCCCTGTACGATCGCCCGCTGCGCATCGAACTGTTCGGAGACTTTGCCGAAAGCATCCGCTTCTTCTCTCCGGCCACCCAGCGCAGCCAGGATCACATCGGTGAAGCGGTGATCCTGCCGGCCCGGGAGGTGACTCTGGAAAAGGACCGCCTGGACGAAATCGTCAACCGCTTCCGCGCGCGGGCCATCGAGCAGGAGCTGCCGCGCACCACGGCCCGTGACATCGTCCAGCGCATCCGCGACCAGGGGGTCTTTCCCGGCATCGAAAGCCTCACGCCGCTGATCTATGCACGTATGGATACCCTCTTCGACTATCTTTCCAAAAACACGCTGGTGATTGCCGAAGATCCCATGGAACTGGCCCAGGCGGCGGAAAAAAGTCTCGAGGCGGCCCAGGTCAACGTCAACAAGGCCAAGGCCGACGCACGGTTGTGTGTCGAGGTCGATGCCCTGTTCTTAAACTGGGCGGAAATCAGCAGCCGGCTTGACCGTTCGGAGGCCGTGTTCCTGGCCCCCATCGCAGTCAGCGGGAAAGCGGACCGCCCGGTCAGTGCGGTCGGCATGGTCGATAACAGTGATCTGATGCTGGCCATGCAGACGGCCCGCAAAAGCGAGCAACCGGCCGCACCGCTGATCCAATGGATCGCCACCCAGGGCGAAGCCGGCCACCGGATGGTCATGGTCTGTGAAACCGAACGCCAGGCCAGTCGTCTGGCGTCTATCCTGGCCCCCCACAAAACGACCGCCAACATCGAGCCATCCTTCGGGCCATCCTTGAAACCCGGACGGGTGACGATCTGCCGCGGGCGGCTGAGCGCCGGATTCGTCTGGCCGGATGAGGGTCTGGCCGTACTCACCGAAGCCGAAATTTTCGGTCCGCGAACCAAACGGGCCACCCGCAGCCGCAAAAGCGTACACACCGAACTGCTCTCCTTTTCCGATCTCAAGCAGGGCGATCTGGTGGTTCACGACGAACACGGCATCGGCCGCTACGAAGGCCTGGTCAAATTGAACCTGGAAGGCACGGTCAACGATTTCCTGCTGATCGTCTACCGTGACGATGACCGGCTCTACCTGCCCGTGGATCGCATGGGACTGATCCAGACCTACATGGGCGTCGAGGGAATGATGCCGGCCCTGGACAAGATGGGCGGCCGGTCCTGGGAACGCGCCAAGGAAAAGGTGCGCCAGTCGGCCGAAAAAATCGCCGGCGAACTGCTCAAGATCTATGCTCAGCGCAAGATCAACGAGGGCCACCACTACGGCGCGACCGACAGCCACTTTGTCGACTTCGAGGCGGACTTTCCCTTTGAGGAGACCCCCGACCAGCTGCACGCCATTGAGGATGTGCTGGCCGACATGCGCAGCCCCAATCCCATGGATCGCCTGGTGTGCGGTGACGTGGGCTACGGAAAAACCGAGGTGGCCCTCAGGGCCTCGTTCCTGGCGGTCAGCGAGGCCAAGCAGGTGGCCATGCTGGTGCCCACCACGGTCCTGGCCGAACAGCATTTTGCCACCTTCGAAAGGCGATTCGACGCCTACCCGGTGAAGGTGGCCTGTCTGAGCCGCTTCCGTTCCCGGGGTGAGCAGCGCCAGATCGTGGAGGAGATTAAAAAAGGGACCGTGGACATTGCCATCGGCACCCACCGCCTGCTGCAGAAGGACGTCAGCTTTGCCGACCTGGGCCTGTTCATCATTGACGAGGAACAGCGCTTCGGCGTACGGCACAAGGAGAAGCTCAAGAAACTGCGCGCCACCGTGGATGTTTTGGCCCTTACGGCCACGCCGATTCCGCGCACCCTGCATCTGTCCATGATGGGCATCCGCGACATCAGTGTCATCTCCACTCCGCCCGAACAGCGCCGGGCGATCATCACCTATGTGTGCGAATTCGACGACACCGTGGTCACCGAGGCGATTCGCAGCGAGCTGGCCAGAGGCGGTCAGATTTTTTTCGTGCACAACAATGTGGGCTCCATCGAACGCATGGCCGGACGCCTCAAGCAGATGGTCCCCGAAGTGCGCCTGGCCGTGGCCCATGGTCAGATGGCCGAAAATGAACTGGAAACGGTGATGATGCGGTTCATGGCCCGCGAGGTGGATATGCTGGTCTGCACCACGATTATCGAATCGGGCATCGACGTGGCCACGGCCAATACCATCCTGGTCAACCGGGCGGACCGGTTCGGTCTGTCCCAGATCTATCAGCTGCGCGGCCGGGTGGGCCGCTCCGACGAGCAGGCCTACGCCTACCTGTTCATTCCCGAGGAGAGCCGCCTGGGCAAGGACGCCCAGAAGCGTCTCAAGGTGCTCATGGAGCACAGCGACCTGGGATCGGGTTTTCAGATCGCCATGAACGATCTCAAGATCCGCGGCGGCGGCGCCATCCTGGGTGCCTCCCAGTCGGGCCATATCGCGGCCGTGGGGTACGACATGTTCCTCAAGCTCATGGAAGAGGCCGTGGCCCAAATGAAGGGCGAGCCCATCACCGAGGGTCTCGAACCGGAGATCAACCTGCCCATGTCCGCTTATGTGGCCGAGGACTACGTGGCCGACATCGACCAGCGCCTCTCCATCTACCGTCGTCTGGCCAAGCTGGCCGATCTCAAGGAGATCGCGGCCATGAAAGCCGAGTTGATCGACCGTTTCGGCCCCATGCCCGAAGAAACGGAAAACCTGCTGCTCAAAATCATGCTCCGGGTACTGTCGGTCCGCGCCGGCGTCAAACGGTTGGACCTGTTCGGTCAGCAGCTGGTTCTGGCCTTCAGCGAAATTCATCAACGCCGCCCCCTGGGAATCGTCCAGATGATCACCGACGGCCAGGACCTCTATCAGTTCACCCCGGACCATCAGTTCAAGGCCAGCCTGACCAAAGGCGCGCCCCGGGTCATGCTGGCCCAGGTGAAAAACATCTTGATCGAATTGGCGCAACATGTTAATTTCTGA
- a CDS encoding PAS domain S-box protein has product MAVLESARVQLTATVQAQNAQLQESNRRLKKEMAERKAAEQALKESRDRYQLYSMASTEGILFHANGIAIEVNDALAKLCETPREQLIGMDILHHFVSPEDIESVKRKMAANDGYAYEITALTPSGRRFPAELRSWPGELSGHPCRVVSIRDIRQRKKTERKLIHSQKMEAIGTLASGIAHDFNNMLAGIQGNLEIIRHQLSDRSPHQKRLAIIGQIVERGAKLSGQLLGYARGGTDGNQPDRSESPSQGEP; this is encoded by the coding sequence GTGGCGGTCCTTGAATCGGCCCGGGTCCAACTGACCGCAACGGTACAGGCCCAAAACGCTCAGTTGCAGGAATCCAATCGGCGCCTGAAAAAGGAAATGGCGGAACGCAAAGCCGCCGAACAGGCGCTCAAAGAGAGCCGCGACCGTTATCAGCTCTATTCCATGGCCAGCACCGAAGGCATTCTATTTCATGCAAACGGCATTGCCATTGAAGTCAATGACGCCTTGGCCAAACTCTGTGAAACCCCGCGGGAACAGTTGATCGGCATGGACATTCTGCATCATTTTGTCAGCCCCGAAGATATCGAATCGGTAAAGCGCAAGATGGCCGCCAATGATGGTTATGCTTATGAAATTACCGCCCTCACCCCTTCCGGCCGGCGGTTTCCCGCTGAACTGCGCTCCTGGCCGGGAGAGTTGTCCGGTCATCCCTGCCGGGTGGTCAGCATCCGCGACATCCGTCAGCGCAAGAAAACCGAACGCAAACTGATCCATTCTCAGAAAATGGAGGCCATCGGCACTTTAGCAAGCGGGATCGCACATGATTTCAACAACATGCTGGCTGGCATTCAAGGCAATCTGGAAATCATTCGCCACCAACTTTCCGACCGCAGCCCCCACCAGAAAAGGCTGGCCATCATCGGTCAAATCGTAGAACGGGGGGCCAAGCTCTCCGGCCAGTTGCTCGGTTACGCCCGGGGGGGGACAGACGGAAATCAGCCTGATCGATCTGAATCACCTAGTCAGGGAGAGCCTTGA
- a CDS encoding ATP-dependent helicase, translated as MQLSPQQQAAVQHTGSPALVVAGAGSGKTRTLTAKFAHLVAEGMPPERIMAITFTNKAADEMKGRLLRMTGLSLARFPWVRTYHSACLQILKKHCQLLGYHTPLQIFTAYHQQKTVKEILLGLNFDKKHAMGVLGQISNAKNSGHPGAYFDQHPRQGNIRLIDIYDRYEATLKAANAVDFDNILLLTRNLLRDHADIRQRYQDWFQYILCDEYQDTNDLNEEITALLLKDGNLFAVGDDWQSIYSFRMSNVGHFLSFQKKYKGSRIFRLEQNYRSADEIVQLGNHVIGHNENRMDKACFSDKQGGVVETHEFVTDQEEAFWVVDKVRSLVRMKVPLDKMAVLYRTKFCSLPFEQAFRRADIPYHMMGGKGFFERMEILDLNCYITAAVFDKDDTAFERIVNTPKRGIGPGTLKKIAGMRGDGMSLQDAARKAVAERVLSPKLYKALSELLDLLDEIRDLKPDEAIKRALTRSGYMDYLENYTRSHAMDLTTRQENIEQLIHAAAQKETIAEYLEEAALVREDKEEDEEEQTGGINLSTVHAAKGLEFHTVFVVGCEEQLFPHWRSMDRAEDLEEERRLMYVAVTRAERCLFITSANFRKGQFNPRSRFLEEIDAVLGDR; from the coding sequence ATGCAGCTTTCCCCCCAGCAGCAAGCCGCTGTGCAGCATACCGGTTCGCCGGCCCTTGTCGTTGCCGGTGCCGGATCCGGAAAAACCCGCACCCTGACTGCCAAGTTCGCCCATCTGGTGGCCGAGGGCATGCCCCCGGAACGGATCATGGCGATTACCTTCACCAACAAGGCGGCCGACGAAATGAAAGGCCGGTTGTTGCGCATGACCGGCCTGAGCCTGGCCCGTTTTCCCTGGGTGCGGACCTATCACTCCGCCTGCCTGCAGATTCTCAAAAAGCACTGCCAGCTGTTGGGGTATCACACGCCCCTGCAGATTTTTACGGCCTATCATCAGCAGAAGACGGTCAAGGAAATTCTGCTGGGGCTCAATTTTGACAAAAAGCATGCCATGGGCGTCCTCGGCCAGATTTCCAACGCCAAGAACAGCGGCCATCCGGGCGCCTATTTCGACCAGCATCCCCGGCAGGGCAACATCCGTCTGATCGACATCTACGACCGCTACGAGGCCACTCTCAAAGCGGCCAACGCGGTCGATTTCGACAACATCCTGCTTCTGACCCGCAACCTGTTGCGGGATCATGCGGATATCCGCCAGCGCTACCAGGACTGGTTCCAGTACATCCTGTGCGACGAGTACCAGGATACCAACGATCTTAACGAAGAGATCACCGCCCTGCTGCTCAAGGACGGCAACCTCTTTGCCGTGGGGGACGACTGGCAGTCCATTTACTCGTTTCGCATGAGCAATGTGGGCCATTTTCTGTCGTTCCAAAAAAAGTACAAAGGCTCACGGATTTTCCGTCTGGAACAGAACTACCGCAGCGCCGATGAAATCGTTCAACTGGGCAACCACGTCATCGGCCACAACGAAAACCGCATGGACAAGGCCTGCTTTTCGGACAAGCAGGGCGGCGTGGTGGAGACCCACGAGTTCGTCACCGATCAGGAGGAGGCCTTTTGGGTGGTCGATAAGGTCCGCAGTCTGGTCCGGATGAAGGTTCCCCTGGATAAGATGGCGGTGCTGTACCGGACCAAGTTCTGTTCGCTGCCTTTCGAACAGGCTTTCCGGCGGGCCGACATTCCCTATCACATGATGGGTGGCAAGGGCTTTTTCGAGCGCATGGAGATCCTGGACCTGAACTGTTATATCACTGCCGCGGTGTTTGATAAAGACGACACCGCCTTCGAGCGTATCGTCAACACCCCCAAACGGGGGATCGGGCCGGGAACGCTGAAGAAGATCGCCGGGATGCGCGGTGACGGGATGAGCCTCCAGGACGCCGCCCGCAAGGCGGTGGCCGAACGGGTGCTTTCGCCGAAATTGTACAAGGCCCTGAGCGAGCTGTTGGACCTTCTGGACGAAATCCGGGATCTGAAACCCGATGAAGCCATCAAACGGGCCCTCACCCGCAGCGGCTATATGGATTACCTGGAAAACTATACCCGCTCCCACGCCATGGACCTGACCACCCGCCAGGAAAATATCGAGCAGCTGATCCACGCCGCCGCCCAGAAGGAGACCATCGCCGAGTACCTGGAGGAGGCGGCGCTGGTGCGCGAGGACAAGGAGGAGGATGAGGAGGAGCAAACCGGCGGAATCAACCTCTCCACGGTTCACGCGGCCAAGGGGCTGGAATTTCATACGGTCTTCGTTGTCGGCTGTGAGGAACAGCTCTTTCCCCACTGGCGTTCCATGGACCGGGCCGAGGACCTGGAAGAGGAACGGCGGCTCATGTACGTGGCGGTGACCCGCGCGGAACGTTGCCTGTTCATCACGTCGGCCAATTTCCGCAAGGGCCAGTTCAATCCGCGCAGCCGCTTCCTGGAAGAGATCGATGCCGTCCTGGGGGATCGCTGA
- a CDS encoding DUF4136 domain-containing protein yields the protein MQWMIKMVGVVVTLAALTGCSVVQVSQDYDPRADLSGQGTWQWRQPDQATVGDVRIDNPLLDGRIRRAVESHLAGRKMRQPTHMPDLYISYHLSIEQRIEGNTVYPTFGAWWYGYPWFGGMEAETRIHQYDECRLVIDIHAAETGHLLWRGTGVYRYKTYPNPQAAAESIRKTVDKILLQFPPHPS from the coding sequence ATGCAATGGATGATTAAAATGGTAGGGGTGGTGGTTACCCTCGCGGCCCTGACCGGCTGCAGTGTGGTTCAGGTGAGTCAGGATTATGACCCCCGAGCCGATCTGTCCGGCCAGGGCACCTGGCAGTGGCGGCAGCCGGATCAGGCGACCGTCGGAGACGTGCGTATCGACAACCCGCTTCTGGACGGGCGGATCCGACGGGCTGTGGAGAGCCATCTGGCCGGTCGAAAAATGAGGCAGCCCACCCATATGCCGGATCTTTATATCAGCTACCATCTGTCCATCGAGCAAAGAATCGAGGGGAACACGGTCTATCCTACCTTCGGTGCATGGTGGTACGGCTATCCGTGGTTTGGCGGGATGGAGGCAGAAACACGGATTCATCAGTATGACGAGTGCCGGCTGGTCATAGACATTCATGCTGCAGAGACGGGCCACCTGCTGTGGCGGGGAACAGGCGTTTACCGGTACAAGACCTACCCGAACCCCCAGGCGGCGGCCGAATCGATCCGGAAGACCGTGGACAAAATTTTGCTGCAGTTTCCGCCCCATCCTTCTTGA
- a CDS encoding sensor histidine kinase, giving the protein MYRNQHTILTASDDRAYEIVTGRYAMLSVRDTGHGMDADTRKKIFEPFFTTKPEGQGTGLELASTYGIVKNHKGYIDVFSKPGAGSQFNVLLPSAQAALQPQARSGWE; this is encoded by the coding sequence GTGTATCGAAACCAGCACACCATCCTGACCGCCAGTGACGATCGCGCCTACGAAATCGTTACCGGCCGGTATGCCATGCTTTCCGTTCGCGATACCGGCCACGGTATGGACGCCGATACCCGGAAAAAGATTTTCGAACCTTTTTTCACCACCAAACCGGAAGGCCAGGGAACCGGCCTGGAGCTGGCATCGACCTATGGGATCGTAAAAAACCATAAAGGTTATATCGACGTCTTCAGCAAACCGGGAGCGGGATCTCAATTCAATGTGCTTTTGCCGTCCGCCCAGGCTGCCCTGCAACCCCAAGCCCGATCCGGATGGGAATGA
- a CDS encoding TRAP transporter substrate-binding protein encodes MKKTVLFIAAVALLAFTGTAMADINIKLAVVTKPGSAQNIVAAKFEELIAQRSGGNISVKVYHSASLGNETEILQQIQMNTIQMAVITGGPFDTFDPIVRVVSYPFLLKDYAQADAILDGPLGAEILKSLERSKIKGLCFSENGFRNLSNNKRPVNTPEDVKGLKIRVMSSTIHKSIWQALGANPTPMPWPIYTELEQGVIDGQENPLWVMEVYKFYEIQKYMTMTRHVYSCHIDVASLDWWNSLNPADQALIQKTIHDAAVFERQDNRSKNAARLAMLKEKGMQIVENPDIQAFRARVADLKNLDLYSDPQVKALLEKILDATR; translated from the coding sequence ATGAAAAAGACTGTCCTGTTTATCGCTGCCGTCGCCCTGTTGGCTTTTACCGGAACCGCCATGGCCGATATCAACATCAAACTGGCCGTGGTCACCAAACCCGGGTCCGCACAGAATATCGTTGCCGCTAAGTTTGAGGAACTCATCGCGCAGCGCTCCGGCGGGAACATCTCCGTCAAGGTGTATCACTCTGCATCACTGGGCAACGAAACCGAGATTCTCCAGCAGATACAGATGAATACCATCCAGATGGCCGTGATCACCGGTGGGCCGTTTGACACGTTTGATCCCATTGTCCGGGTCGTCAGCTATCCGTTCCTACTCAAGGATTATGCCCAGGCCGATGCCATTCTCGACGGTCCGTTGGGCGCCGAAATCCTGAAAAGCCTGGAACGGTCCAAAATCAAGGGCTTGTGTTTTTCCGAAAACGGGTTTCGCAACCTAAGCAACAACAAACGCCCGGTGAACACCCCTGAAGATGTCAAGGGCCTCAAAATCCGGGTCATGTCCTCCACCATCCACAAATCTATCTGGCAGGCCCTGGGGGCCAACCCCACGCCCATGCCTTGGCCGATATACACCGAGTTGGAGCAGGGCGTCATCGACGGCCAGGAAAACCCCCTGTGGGTTATGGAAGTCTATAAGTTTTACGAAATTCAGAAGTACATGACCATGACCCGCCACGTCTATTCCTGTCACATTGATGTGGCTTCCCTGGATTGGTGGAACAGCCTTAACCCTGCGGATCAGGCGCTGATCCAGAAAACCATTCATGACGCCGCCGTGTTCGAGCGCCAGGACAACCGCTCCAAGAATGCCGCCCGTCTGGCCATGCTCAAGGAGAAGGGGATGCAGATTGTCGAGAATCCGGATATCCAGGCGTTTCGTGCCAGGGTGGCGGATCTGAAGAACCTCGATCTGTACAGTGACCCCCAGGTCAAGGCCCTGCTTGAGAAAATCTTGGACGCGACACGCTGA
- a CDS encoding TRAP transporter small permease encodes MIVSVLEKMSAGVNHWIEYLLFGMGFSMALLVATQVFFRYVLNQSLFWSEELARYLLVWLTFLGASAAYYRHAHPGVDILYRRMTPGLRKVCLVLIHLVSISLFVVMIVYGYRFAHFVQLQTTPALQLPKWIVLSIIPISGAVLLIHGITFLVDALQRSRP; translated from the coding sequence ATGATCGTGTCTGTTCTTGAGAAGATGAGTGCCGGTGTCAACCACTGGATTGAATATCTGCTGTTCGGGATGGGCTTCTCCATGGCCCTGCTCGTGGCCACCCAGGTCTTTTTCCGCTATGTCCTGAACCAGTCGCTCTTCTGGTCCGAGGAGTTGGCCCGCTACCTTTTGGTTTGGCTGACGTTTCTCGGCGCCTCGGCAGCCTATTATCGCCATGCCCATCCGGGGGTGGATATCCTCTACCGCAGAATGACGCCGGGTCTGCGCAAGGTTTGCCTGGTGTTGATTCACCTGGTTTCGATCAGCCTTTTTGTGGTGATGATCGTCTACGGTTACCGCTTTGCCCATTTCGTGCAGTTGCAGACCACACCGGCTCTACAACTGCCCAAATGGATCGTCCTGAGTATCATTCCCATCAGCGGCGCTGTTTTGCTGATTCACGGCATCACCTTTTTGGTGGATGCCCTGCAGCGGAGCCGCCCATGA
- a CDS encoding TRAP transporter large permease, whose protein sequence is MTSTVLLVSLLVLFAINTPIAIAIGVASVLGIVVQGDFNPMMIVQRMFGGTDSFHLMAVPLFMFTGTILEAGGISRRIIDFANALVGWLPGGMAAVTIVSAMFFAGISGSAAADAAAVGAILIPAMKTSGYESDFAAAVQASGGSIGVVIPPSIPMIIFGFLTGASIGQLFAAGILPGLLIGVSLIGVATFISWQKGYSATTRFSMADVWHTFKRAILAMGAPIIILGGILFGVFTATESAAVAVVYGLVVGMGVYRRIRIRDLYPLFRDGAITSAIVMLIIATASAFSWIAAIEDIPARLAGGLLGLTANPVALLLLINLVLLIAGTFVETTAALILLVPMITAMLPSLGIDMVQLGVIVVTNLAIGMLTPPMGICLIVSCSISGDSLAAISRRVLPFMGILLVDLLIITFYSPITMWMANLVAS, encoded by the coding sequence ATGACGTCTACCGTTCTGCTCGTATCGCTCCTCGTCCTGTTTGCCATCAATACGCCCATTGCCATTGCCATCGGCGTGGCGTCCGTGCTGGGTATCGTCGTTCAGGGGGATTTCAATCCCATGATGATAGTACAGCGGATGTTCGGCGGTACCGACTCGTTTCATCTGATGGCGGTTCCCCTGTTTATGTTCACGGGAACCATCCTGGAGGCCGGCGGCATCAGTCGCCGGATCATCGATTTCGCCAACGCCCTGGTAGGCTGGCTGCCGGGCGGCATGGCGGCCGTGACCATTGTGTCGGCCATGTTTTTCGCCGGGATTTCCGGCTCGGCGGCAGCTGACGCCGCGGCCGTGGGCGCCATTTTGATCCCGGCCATGAAAACATCGGGCTACGAGTCCGATTTTGCCGCTGCCGTGCAGGCCTCCGGAGGATCCATCGGCGTGGTCATTCCGCCGTCGATCCCCATGATCATTTTCGGCTTCCTTACCGGTGCCTCCATCGGTCAGCTTTTCGCTGCCGGCATTCTGCCGGGCCTGTTGATCGGTGTATCACTGATCGGCGTGGCCACCTTTATTTCGTGGCAGAAGGGCTACTCGGCAACCACCCGTTTTTCCATGGCCGATGTCTGGCACACCTTCAAACGGGCCATCCTGGCCATGGGCGCGCCGATTATCATTCTGGGCGGTATTCTTTTCGGGGTTTTCACGGCCACCGAATCGGCGGCTGTGGCCGTGGTTTACGGACTGGTGGTGGGCATGGGCGTTTACCGCCGCATTCGCATCCGAGATCTTTATCCCCTGTTCCGGGACGGGGCCATCACCTCGGCCATTGTCATGCTGATCATCGCCACGGCATCGGCGTTCAGTTGGATTGCGGCCATCGAGGATATCCCGGCGCGGCTGGCCGGCGGCCTGCTGGGCCTTACCGCCAACCCGGTGGCCCTGCTGCTTTTGATCAACCTGGTGCTGCTGATCGCCGGCACCTTTGTGGAGACCACCGCGGCCCTGATCCTGCTGGTGCCGATGATTACGGCCATGCTGCCCTCCCTGGGGATCGACATGGTTCAGCTGGGGGTCATCGTGGTTACCAACCTGGCCATCGGCATGTTGACGCCGCCCATGGGTATCTGTCTGATTGTCTCCTGTTCCATCTCCGGGGATTCTTTGGCTGCCATCAGCCGGCGGGTTTTGCCCTTCATGGGAATTCTGCTCGTCGATCTCCTGATTATCACTTTTTACTCACCGATTACCATGTGGATGGCCAACCTGGTGGCCAGTTAG
- a CDS encoding integration host factor subunit alpha, which produces MALTKNDIVAKVNDLGFTKKKSIETVESLLEIIKSTLENGDDVLVSGFGKFCVKAKKKRRGRNPATGSDLILRERRVVTFKCSGKLRNKINSG; this is translated from the coding sequence ATGGCTTTGACCAAGAACGATATCGTCGCGAAGGTGAATGACCTGGGTTTTACCAAAAAAAAATCCATCGAAACCGTTGAGTCTTTGCTCGAGATCATCAAGTCGACGCTCGAAAACGGAGATGATGTACTGGTATCGGGTTTTGGAAAGTTCTGCGTAAAAGCGAAAAAAAAACGCCGTGGCAGGAATCCGGCCACCGGTTCCGACCTGATCCTGCGCGAGCGCAGGGTGGTCACCTTCAAATGCTCGGGGAAACTGCGCAACAAGATCAACAGCGGTTGA